The DNA segment ATGATGTTTTCTATCATTATTCCAACCTTGAATGAAGAGAGATACCTTCCAAGGCTGTTGGGATCAATCAGGAACCAAAGATTCAGGGATTACGAGATCATTGTAGCTGATGCACATTCCAAAGATAAGACTAGGGATATTGCAAGGAGATTTGGATGCAGAATTGTGAATGGAGGGATTTCTTCCTTAGGAAGGAATAACGGAGCAAAGATTGCAAAGGGAGAGTATTTCCTCTTCCTTGATGCTGACGGGATGATTGCTGACAAAAGGTTTCTGGAGAAACTTGTAGATGTTATTAACAGAAGAAATGTGGAAGTAGGGTCTTGCTTGGCATTGCCTATTCATGGGAGCATACTCGATAAGATTCTCCACATTAGCGCAAATGCCTATATGAGGATTGCGCAATGGACCAA comes from the Candidatus Nanoarchaeia archaeon genome and includes:
- a CDS encoding glycosyltransferase; the encoded protein is MFSIIIPTLNEERYLPRLLGSIRNQRFRDYEIIVADAHSKDKTRDIARRFGCRIVNGGISSLGRNNGAKIAKGEYFLFLDADGMIADKRFLEKLVDVINRRNVEVGSCLALPIHGSILDKILHISANAYMRIAQWTKPLVWGPCMFSSKQLFDKVKGFNQNLRFGEDLDFGYRAAKHGKYRAIPIYFGVSLRKFKKDGYLRTISNYINIGIRYSLFTKVGQNRVKYRFYSEKK